The Flavobacteriales bacterium DNA window GTATTTCCACCACTAGCAGGATCCCCATCACTCGGAAAGGCAATTCATTCCACAATGCTCGGTTCCGGTAGAGGAAATAGCCATTGATCAGCAAGAGAAGGATGCTGAAGGAGCGGTGAATCTCGAAATCTGTACTGAGCATATCGATCCATAGGGAACGGTCGGCCCATTCTTTGGCGATATAATCGATCTCCTGCCGGACCTGTGTCCCCAAGACCACTTGGACCAAGGTGAGCAGGATGGCAAAGAACAACCAGCCTCTGGCCCGTACTGCCTTTTGCAATCCCGATCCAGGCAAGAGGTGATATACCCCGATCAATAGACCGATGATCAAGAAGGCCACCACCATATGAATGGTAATGGTCCAAGGAAGCAGATTGGTCGCCACCACCACCGATCCGAGCCAGGCTTGGAAGGAGATGGCCACCAGCCCGATAAAGACCGTGATAGGAATGATCGGTCTGCGCTTGATCAGTCCCAAGGAGAAGATGAAAAGCAAGAGAAGGAGATTCCCACTGATGAATCCCAGGAGACGATTGACATATTCGATCCAAGTGCCCCGTGCATCAAAGGGTTCTGACTCGAGCAGTGTAGGGTCATTGCGCATGGCTTCCGCGATATCGGACATTCCCAGCCCTTCTACCAGATCGGTGTACTTAATGAGTTTGGCCTTACGCTTCTCTAAGAAATAGGCCTCGTAATCCTCAGGAAGTTGAGAGGCATCGGTCGGTGGGATCCATTCTCCGAAGCACTTGGGCCAATCCGGACAGCCCATACCCGAACCGGTCATACGTACCACAGAGCCGGCCAATATCACCAGGTA harbors:
- a CDS encoding heme A synthase; the protein is MARTSIIRFLSLATLVAVYLVILAGSVVRMTGSGMGCPDWPKCFGEWIPPTDASQLPEDYEAYFLEKRKAKLIKYTDLVEGLGMSDIAEAMRNDPTLLESEPFDARGTWIEYVNRLLGFISGNLLLLLFIFSLGLIKRRPIIPITVFIGLVAISFQAWLGSVVVATNLLPWTITIHMVVAFLIIGLLIGVYHLLPGSGLQKAVRARGWLFFAILLTLVQVVLGTQVRQEIDYIAKEWADRSLWIDMLSTDFEIHRSFSILLLLINGYFLYRNRALWNELPFRVMGILLVVEILLGMTLAYLHMPALAQPLHLLVATLFFGAQCWILLRPNGRIAITPP